A stretch of Kyrpidia spormannii DNA encodes these proteins:
- a CDS encoding MFS transporter: MERTTTATIEKTAVEQAPAHWWQVGPQAWKALIASGLGWMLDSMDVMLYSMILVNIMADLHMNKSIGGLLASLTLLSSAAGGILFGVLADRIGRTRSLLYSVLIYSVFTSLSGFSQTVSQLALFRVFLGLGMGGEWVAGAALVTEAWPAEHRGKAMGFVQGCWAIGYAAASLITALVLPTFGWRAVFFVGILPALIIYAVRRTVKEPEIWTQRQATGGRRGSWQTFAEIFHAPHLKWTVLGSALSLFAQFGYWGLFTWIPTYLGTSAAEGGAGLTVTKTALWVIIMQVGSWLGYVTFGFIADRIGRRWTFFLFFAGAAVLVPFYGLTHTASTLLLLGPFVAFFGSGYFSGFGAVLAELFPTAIRATGQGFTYNFGRGVSASAPFVVGTLAMTMGLGSAFFATALSFALAAITTLVFLPETKGKELV, from the coding sequence ATGGAGCGCACAACAACCGCAACAATCGAGAAAACCGCAGTCGAGCAAGCCCCCGCCCATTGGTGGCAGGTCGGCCCCCAGGCCTGGAAGGCACTCATCGCTTCGGGACTTGGGTGGATGCTCGATTCCATGGATGTCATGTTGTATTCGATGATCCTGGTCAACATTATGGCAGACCTTCACATGAACAAATCCATCGGCGGACTGCTGGCCTCTTTGACCCTTTTGAGTTCGGCGGCAGGAGGTATCCTCTTCGGAGTGCTTGCCGATCGAATCGGGCGCACCCGATCTCTTTTGTACAGCGTCCTGATCTATTCAGTATTTACCTCCCTTTCTGGTTTTTCCCAAACCGTGAGTCAACTGGCCTTGTTTCGAGTCTTTCTCGGTCTAGGCATGGGCGGGGAGTGGGTGGCAGGTGCCGCCTTGGTCACCGAGGCTTGGCCGGCGGAACACCGGGGTAAAGCGATGGGGTTTGTGCAAGGCTGCTGGGCCATCGGCTATGCCGCAGCCTCATTGATTACGGCTTTGGTACTCCCCACCTTCGGATGGCGGGCAGTGTTCTTCGTCGGAATCCTGCCGGCTCTGATCATTTACGCGGTACGGCGGACGGTGAAAGAACCGGAAATTTGGACACAGCGCCAGGCCACCGGGGGGCGTCGCGGATCCTGGCAGACGTTTGCGGAGATTTTCCACGCGCCCCATCTGAAATGGACGGTCCTCGGTTCGGCGCTGAGCTTGTTCGCGCAGTTCGGTTACTGGGGCTTGTTCACCTGGATTCCGACCTATTTGGGCACCTCGGCGGCTGAAGGAGGAGCCGGGCTCACCGTCACGAAAACCGCCCTCTGGGTGATCATCATGCAGGTGGGTAGCTGGCTGGGCTATGTGACCTTCGGATTTATCGCGGATCGAATCGGCCGGCGCTGGACGTTCTTCTTGTTCTTCGCCGGGGCCGCCGTTCTGGTACCCTTTTACGGATTGACACACACTGCGTCCACCCTGTTGCTCTTGGGACCCTTCGTAGCATTTTTTGGATCGGGGTACTTCAGCGGGTTTGGTGCGGTGCTGGCGGAGTTGTTCCCCACAGCAATCCGGGCCACGGGACAGGGATTCACCTACAATTTTGGCCGGGGAGTCAGCGCCTCCGCGCCCTTTGTCGTCGGCACCCTCGCCATGACCATGGGACTGGGCAGCGCCTTTTTCGCCACCGCCCTCTCCTTCGCTTTGGCGGCCATCACCACTTTGGTCTTTCTTCCTGAGACCAAAGGCAAGGAGTTGGTATAA
- a CDS encoding DUF6282 family protein, with amino-acid sequence MNIDRSFLQGFIDIHVHSAPSIFPRSVTDQELAEQVRDAGMRGFVLKAHEECTVSRAEILKRSFPELDIFGSLVLNVFVGGLNPYAVDLALKRGAKIIWMPTGSAKHHLGFYGGSDYSAQKSEVALRPLQGIEILDKQGRVIPVLYEILDMIAEAGAVAASGHLSPRETIAFVEAAQERGVEKILVAHPDLGVTQMPLDLQVDLARKGAYLEKSYLPLMPDWKTIDIEQMVDSIRRIGPERCVLQTDFGQVNHPSPPEGYRSFVSLLLKSGLPDRDIRRMGAQNPAELLNLPDKS; translated from the coding sequence ATGAATATCGATCGGTCTTTTTTGCAGGGGTTTATTGACATTCATGTCCACTCGGCCCCAAGCATTTTCCCCCGTTCGGTCACTGACCAAGAATTGGCGGAACAAGTTCGCGATGCGGGGATGCGGGGATTCGTGCTGAAAGCTCATGAAGAGTGCACCGTCTCCCGGGCGGAAATCCTGAAGAGATCCTTTCCCGAGTTAGATATTTTCGGGTCCTTGGTGTTAAACGTGTTCGTGGGTGGGTTAAACCCCTACGCAGTGGATCTAGCCCTGAAGCGCGGCGCCAAGATCATCTGGATGCCTACCGGGTCGGCCAAACATCATCTGGGTTTTTACGGCGGGTCGGATTATTCGGCCCAGAAATCCGAGGTGGCGCTCAGACCCTTGCAGGGTATCGAAATCTTGGACAAACAGGGCCGGGTGATACCCGTCTTGTACGAGATTCTCGACATGATCGCCGAAGCCGGTGCAGTGGCAGCCTCAGGGCACCTGTCTCCTCGGGAAACCATAGCCTTTGTCGAAGCAGCCCAGGAGCGGGGAGTTGAAAAAATCCTGGTCGCCCACCCGGATCTTGGGGTGACCCAGATGCCCCTGGACCTGCAGGTCGACCTGGCCCGAAAGGGGGCCTATTTGGAAAAATCCTACCTGCCCTTGATGCCGGACTGGAAGACAATCGATATCGAACAGATGGTGGACAGTATTCGCCGGATCGGACCGGAGCGATGCGTGCTGCAAACGGATTTTGGACAGGTCAATCACCCGTCACCACCGGAAGGATACCGGTCCTTTGTCTCCCTATTGCTAAAATCGGGGCTACCCGACCGGGACATCCGCCGAATGGGGGCTCAAAACCCGGCTGAGTTGCTCAATCTGCCCGATAAAAGTTGA
- a CDS encoding FadR/GntR family transcriptional regulator, which produces MIQPVRRSKLSEAVVEQLKELIQSGVYPPGTKLPPEKELAKQFGVSRASVREALSVLASAGIIDVRQGEGSFVLEADLSRYIPPVAVSMIAFPKQILHLLEMRSILETSAAELAARRAGDREKAEIERAMQGYLDELRAGRVGDAGDLQFHQAVAKATGNPILVELMARVSDLVREGMRYTLGQNQGNLKRMREVYDEHDRIYQAIRERRPEEARAAMAFHLGKVREKVQREMNLKPPEDGQTHDGLQGPGTGAGEPESVASPFPSGEESGR; this is translated from the coding sequence ATGATCCAGCCGGTGCGGCGCTCGAAGTTGTCTGAGGCGGTCGTGGAACAGTTAAAAGAATTGATCCAGTCCGGCGTGTATCCGCCGGGAACCAAACTGCCCCCCGAGAAAGAGTTGGCGAAACAGTTTGGCGTCAGTCGGGCCTCGGTCCGGGAGGCGCTTTCGGTGCTCGCCTCGGCCGGCATCATCGACGTCCGCCAGGGCGAGGGGAGCTTCGTGCTCGAAGCCGATCTTTCCCGGTATATTCCCCCGGTGGCGGTGTCGATGATCGCATTTCCCAAGCAAATCTTACACCTTTTGGAGATGCGGAGCATCCTCGAAACGTCGGCGGCGGAGTTGGCCGCCCGGCGGGCAGGGGATCGGGAGAAAGCGGAGATCGAAAGGGCGATGCAGGGTTACCTGGACGAACTCCGGGCCGGGCGGGTTGGCGATGCCGGGGATCTTCAGTTTCATCAGGCGGTCGCTAAAGCCACCGGCAATCCCATCCTGGTTGAACTGATGGCCCGGGTATCCGATTTGGTCCGGGAAGGGATGCGTTACACCTTGGGACAGAACCAAGGCAACCTCAAGCGCATGCGGGAGGTTTATGACGAGCACGATCGCATCTACCAGGCGATTCGGGAGCGTCGCCCGGAGGAGGCCCGGGCGGCCATGGCCTTTCACCTGGGAAAGGTTCGGGAGAAAGTGCAGCGGGAAATGAATTTAAAACCGCCGGAGGATGGGCAAACCCATGACGGGCTACAAGGACCCGGCACCGGGGCGGGCGAACCGGAAAGCGTGGCCTCGCCTTTTCCGTCCGGAGAGGAGTCCGGGCGATGA
- a CDS encoding nickel pincer cofactor-dependent isomerase, group 22 yields the protein MKWARVRRNLETPEIADLEGVVERETAAVLGRAFDRPLRVAIPAGSRGIFGIDRILRTVVQTIRSFGGDPFLFAAMGSHGGGTAEGQRQILASLGISEEAMGAPVSCSSEVVQVGETPSGLPVYVAREAAEADAILVVNRVKPHTSFHGPHESGLAKMLSVGMGRAAGAEAVHRLGVGHLPGVVPEIAGEVLRRLPVIGGLGIVENSRERPAHIRGFRAADLLAGDRALLQEARRLMPGLPTDRLDLLVVREMGKNFSGTGMDTNVIGRLRITGVPEPQDVQITYIAVCDLSEASHGNATGVGLADFTTEKLAAKIDRAATYLNCLTSGFVARAAVPMTFSSEKEMLDSAFRALKRPPHQVRWMAVANTLELGEVRVGEALWEEALTWPDVAGVGALRDVTFTADGDLVWEEEEEGKDRG from the coding sequence ATGAAGTGGGCTCGGGTGCGCCGGAATCTGGAAACCCCGGAGATCGCCGATCTCGAAGGGGTGGTGGAGCGGGAGACTGCGGCAGTCCTGGGCCGAGCCTTTGACCGTCCACTCCGGGTGGCGATTCCCGCCGGCAGCCGGGGTATTTTCGGGATCGACCGGATTTTGCGGACAGTGGTTCAAACCATCCGGTCTTTTGGCGGCGACCCGTTCCTTTTTGCAGCAATGGGGAGCCACGGCGGAGGCACCGCCGAGGGGCAGAGGCAGATCCTCGCTTCTCTTGGGATCAGCGAAGAGGCGATGGGGGCGCCGGTGAGCTGCTCCTCCGAGGTCGTGCAGGTGGGGGAAACGCCCTCCGGGCTTCCGGTGTATGTGGCCCGGGAAGCTGCGGAGGCGGACGCGATCCTCGTGGTGAACCGGGTAAAGCCCCACACTTCGTTTCACGGCCCCCACGAGAGCGGCCTGGCGAAAATGCTCAGCGTAGGGATGGGTCGGGCGGCGGGGGCCGAGGCGGTTCATCGTCTCGGGGTCGGCCATCTCCCCGGGGTGGTGCCGGAGATCGCCGGGGAAGTTCTTCGCCGGCTGCCGGTGATCGGTGGGCTGGGTATCGTCGAGAACAGCCGGGAGCGCCCCGCTCACATACGGGGATTCCGGGCGGCGGATCTTTTGGCCGGCGACCGGGCGTTGCTCCAGGAAGCCAGGCGGCTGATGCCTGGCCTACCGACCGATCGGCTTGACCTGTTAGTGGTTCGGGAGATGGGGAAGAATTTCAGCGGCACCGGGATGGACACGAATGTGATCGGCCGGTTGCGTATCACCGGGGTACCGGAGCCGCAAGATGTTCAAATCACCTACATTGCGGTGTGCGACCTGTCCGAAGCTTCCCATGGGAACGCCACGGGGGTTGGTCTGGCGGATTTTACCACAGAGAAATTGGCGGCGAAAATCGACCGCGCCGCCACGTATTTGAACTGTTTGACGAGCGGGTTCGTCGCCCGGGCCGCCGTTCCCATGACATTTTCCAGTGAAAAAGAAATGCTCGACTCGGCGTTCCGAGCGTTAAAACGGCCGCCGCACCAGGTGCGCTGGATGGCGGTGGCCAATACCCTGGAGCTCGGCGAGGTCCGGGTGGGGGAGGCGCTGTGGGAAGAGGCGCTGACATGGCCGGACGTGGCCGGGGTAGGGGCCCTGCGGGACGTGACGTTTACTGCAGATGGCGACCTGGTTTGGGAAGAGGAAGAAGAAGGGAAGGACCGTGGATGA
- a CDS encoding FAD-binding oxidoreductase, protein MSAGEESRVASGSRRAVPIEELRGILGPGRVLTSEADRLSYAYDASFGVYVPDCVVQPKSTEEVQAVVRTAARERIPLYPRGSGSCLSGGPLPVYGGIVVDLSKMDGKLEIYPDDLVAVVSPGVRTLDLQKAAERHGLFYPPDPSSSRVSTIGGNIAENSGGPRGLKYGVTRDYVLGLEVVTADGRVFRTGGHTIKNVTGYDLTRLIVGSEGTLGIVTEAVLRLLPKPEARRTALAIFDDLVVAGKAISKILTSGILPGALEIIDQACLRAVEAFRPSGLPVDAEAVLLVEVDGHPAAVDDEIRQAAEICRQLGARSVEVAADEAARDRLWFARRQISPAIARIKPTKISEDATVPRSRIPDMFAKLREIRNKYGVELVVFGHAGDGNLHPNILCDLRDREEMKRVEEAVAEIFRAALEMGGTLSGEHGIGTMKAPFLTWQLGEVGVEMTKRIKRAWDPDNIMNPGKIFPEPGKDRLVFTS, encoded by the coding sequence ATGAGTGCGGGAGAAGAGAGTCGGGTGGCCAGCGGCTCCCGGCGGGCGGTGCCCATTGAAGAGTTGCGGGGGATTCTCGGCCCCGGTCGGGTGCTGACCTCCGAGGCGGATCGGTTGAGTTATGCTTATGACGCGTCCTTCGGGGTCTATGTGCCGGATTGTGTGGTGCAACCGAAGAGTACCGAGGAAGTGCAGGCAGTGGTGCGGACGGCGGCGAGGGAGCGGATTCCTTTGTACCCCCGGGGATCGGGCAGTTGTCTGAGCGGCGGTCCGCTGCCGGTGTACGGGGGCATCGTGGTGGATCTGTCGAAGATGGATGGGAAGCTGGAGATCTACCCGGACGATTTGGTGGCGGTGGTGTCGCCGGGTGTGCGGACCTTGGATCTGCAGAAGGCGGCGGAGCGCCATGGTTTGTTTTATCCGCCGGATCCGAGCAGTTCCCGGGTTTCCACCATCGGGGGCAATATCGCGGAGAACTCCGGCGGCCCCAGGGGGCTGAAATACGGGGTGACCCGGGATTATGTGCTAGGCCTTGAAGTGGTGACCGCTGACGGGAGGGTGTTTCGCACCGGAGGCCACACGATCAAGAATGTGACGGGGTACGATTTGACGAGGCTGATCGTCGGCTCCGAAGGGACCTTGGGCATCGTCACGGAAGCCGTGTTGCGCCTGCTGCCAAAACCCGAGGCCAGGCGGACGGCCCTGGCGATTTTTGACGATCTGGTGGTGGCGGGGAAGGCCATTTCCAAGATTTTGACCTCGGGGATCCTCCCGGGAGCCTTGGAAATCATCGACCAGGCCTGCCTTCGGGCCGTGGAGGCGTTCCGGCCCAGCGGTCTCCCTGTCGACGCCGAAGCAGTATTGCTCGTGGAGGTGGACGGTCACCCCGCCGCCGTGGACGACGAGATCCGTCAGGCCGCGGAGATTTGTCGGCAATTGGGGGCGCGGTCGGTGGAGGTGGCGGCGGATGAGGCGGCCCGGGATCGACTGTGGTTTGCCCGCCGGCAGATTTCTCCGGCCATCGCCCGGATCAAACCCACCAAAATCTCCGAGGACGCCACGGTGCCCCGCAGCCGGATTCCGGACATGTTCGCCAAACTCCGGGAGATTCGCAACAAGTACGGGGTGGAATTGGTGGTGTTCGGCCACGCCGGTGATGGGAATCTCCACCCGAACATCCTGTGCGATCTCCGGGACCGGGAAGAGATGAAGCGGGTGGAAGAGGCGGTGGCGGAGATTTTCCGCGCGGCTCTGGAGATGGGGGGGACCCTGTCCGGGGAACACGGCATCGGCACGATGAAGGCGCCATTTTTGACGTGGCAGTTGGGAGAGGTCGGGGTGGAGATGACGAAGCGGATCAAGCGGGCTTGGGATCCGGACAACATCATGAACCCCGGGAAAATTTTTCCGGAACCCGGCAAGGATAGGCTGGTGTTCACATCATGA
- a CDS encoding (Fe-S)-binding protein — MSEAAKSVETPAVQVLEGLPYDEALRCVQCGYCLPACPTYRTMEKETHSPRGRINLVRMLAEGRTDWKVVEEPIDLCLGCRACEEACPVGVPYGQILEETRHYLRERRMKENPGKGDRALAWLLRNVWPEPDRLQAAGDFVWMYQRMGPVGRWGASWPIWPEGMRAFAPVLPKVDGPRTRRRAPRVYRPVDKDAKPVGTAMLFRGCIMDVLFQHLNRLTGEVAAKFGWKVVVPDDQRCCGALHAHAGDLDGAKELAKRNIAAFEASGAEVILHNAGGCGAMLTEYPRLLADDPEWADRAAKFAANVKDISELAVQAPDSAFVREVPLRVTYQPSCHLRNVEGVKNEPVEVLRRIPGVEYVEMEEMDRCCGSAGIYNAVHYEESMAVLDEKMEKAIRTGTDWVVTSNPGCLLQMRLGVRRSGSAAEGGPKEAIHLVELLAWACGVEEVGGAGGKV; from the coding sequence ATGAGCGAAGCGGCGAAATCTGTGGAGACGCCGGCGGTTCAGGTGTTGGAGGGTCTCCCTTACGACGAGGCTTTACGCTGCGTGCAATGCGGGTATTGTCTGCCCGCTTGCCCGACGTACCGGACCATGGAAAAAGAAACCCATTCCCCCCGGGGACGGATCAATTTGGTTCGCATGCTCGCCGAGGGGCGAACGGACTGGAAAGTGGTGGAGGAGCCCATCGACCTGTGCCTCGGTTGCCGGGCCTGTGAAGAGGCGTGCCCGGTGGGGGTGCCGTATGGCCAGATCTTGGAGGAGACCCGGCATTACCTGCGAGAACGCAGGATGAAAGAAAACCCGGGCAAGGGGGACCGGGCGTTGGCATGGCTTTTGCGAAATGTGTGGCCAGAGCCCGACCGGTTACAGGCTGCCGGAGACTTCGTTTGGATGTACCAGAGAATGGGCCCCGTTGGGCGTTGGGGGGCTTCGTGGCCGATATGGCCTGAGGGGATGCGGGCTTTTGCCCCGGTGCTCCCCAAGGTCGATGGGCCCCGTACCCGGCGCCGGGCGCCGAGGGTCTACCGGCCGGTGGACAAAGATGCGAAGCCCGTCGGCACGGCCATGCTTTTTCGCGGATGTATCATGGATGTCCTGTTTCAGCACCTGAACCGATTGACCGGGGAAGTGGCGGCGAAGTTCGGCTGGAAAGTGGTGGTTCCCGACGACCAGCGCTGCTGCGGCGCCCTGCACGCCCACGCCGGGGATCTGGACGGAGCGAAAGAACTGGCCAAGCGCAACATCGCGGCCTTTGAAGCTTCCGGAGCGGAAGTGATCCTGCACAACGCAGGCGGTTGTGGGGCCATGCTCACCGAGTATCCGCGCCTATTGGCGGACGATCCTGAGTGGGCCGATCGGGCTGCCAAATTCGCCGCCAACGTCAAAGACATCAGCGAGTTGGCCGTTCAGGCGCCGGACAGCGCTTTCGTGCGGGAGGTGCCCCTGCGGGTGACCTACCAGCCCTCTTGTCACCTCCGCAACGTCGAAGGGGTAAAAAATGAGCCGGTGGAGGTGTTGCGGCGGATTCCGGGTGTTGAGTACGTGGAGATGGAAGAGATGGACCGTTGCTGCGGGTCGGCGGGGATTTATAACGCAGTCCATTACGAGGAGTCCATGGCGGTGCTCGACGAGAAAATGGAAAAGGCGATACGGACGGGCACCGATTGGGTGGTGACATCGAACCCGGGTTGTCTCCTCCAAATGCGCCTCGGGGTGCGCCGGTCCGGGTCGGCGGCGGAGGGCGGGCCCAAAGAGGCGATCCACTTGGTTGAGCTTTTGGCCTGGGCCTGTGGGGTGGAAGAGGTAGGAGGAGCCGGGGGCAAGGTCTAG